Proteins encoded by one window of Panicum virgatum strain AP13 chromosome 7N, P.virgatum_v5, whole genome shotgun sequence:
- the LOC120681027 gene encoding two-component response regulator ORR1-like isoform X1, with protein sequence MAMAVGGGGGGAEVGEGVTRVLLVDDSPVDRRVAQLLLSSDSCAGSFHVIAVDSAKKAMELLGLKDGKEQAIDMVLTDYCMPEMTGYDLLKAVKALNPLKPIPVIVMSSEDEPQRISRCLNAGAEDFIVKPLRRKDVQRLRNCSAARSGKLASPPCECDAAAKRKPLVLPPSAAGSPSGRRANFAGVAMVLHSSRVELAQHFPLLLKLVVLAYAVLCVGELLHRWSSRGGCSLALWCA encoded by the exons ATGGCGATGGcagtcggaggaggaggaggaggagcggaggtAGGGGAGGGGGTGACGAGGGTGCTGCTGGTGGACGACTCCCCCGTCGACCGCCGGGTGGCGCAGCTCCTGCTCAGCAGCGACTCCTGCGCCGGCTCCTTCCACG TCATCGCCGTCGACAGCGCCAAGAAGGCCATGGAGCTCCTCGGCCTCAAGGACGGCAAG GAGCAGGCCATCGACATGGTGCTCACCGACTACTGCATGCCCGAGATGACCGGATACGACCTGCTCAAGGCCGTCAAG GCGCTGAACCCCCTCAAGCCGATCCCGGTGATCGTCATGTCGTCTGAAGACGAGCCCCAGCGGATCAGCAG ATGCTTGAACGCTGGTGCTGAGGACTTCATCGTGAAGCCCCTGCGGAGAAAGGACGTGCAGCGCCTCAGGAACTGCTCCGCCGCCAGGTCCGGCAAGCTGGCCTCCCCGCCGTGCGAGTGCGACGCCGCGGCCAAGAGGAAGCCGCTGGTgctgccgccgtccgccgccgggtCGCCGTCGGGACGGCGCGCGAACTTCGCCGGAGTCGCCATG GTCCTGCACTCGTCGCGCGTGGAGCTCGCGCAGCACTTCCCGCTGCTGCTCAAGCTCGTCGTGCTGGCCTACGCCGTGCTGTGCGTGGGCGAGCTCCTGCACAGATGGTCGTCGCGCGGCGGCTGCTCGCTCGCCCTCTGGTGCGCCTGA
- the LOC120681027 gene encoding two-component response regulator ORR1-like isoform X2, with translation MAMAVGGGGGGAEVGEGVTRVLLVDDSPVDRRVAQLLLSSDSCAGSFHVIAVDSAKKAMELLGLKDGKAIDMVLTDYCMPEMTGYDLLKAVKALNPLKPIPVIVMSSEDEPQRISRCLNAGAEDFIVKPLRRKDVQRLRNCSAARSGKLASPPCECDAAAKRKPLVLPPSAAGSPSGRRANFAGVAMVLHSSRVELAQHFPLLLKLVVLAYAVLCVGELLHRWSSRGGCSLALWCA, from the exons ATGGCGATGGcagtcggaggaggaggaggaggagcggaggtAGGGGAGGGGGTGACGAGGGTGCTGCTGGTGGACGACTCCCCCGTCGACCGCCGGGTGGCGCAGCTCCTGCTCAGCAGCGACTCCTGCGCCGGCTCCTTCCACG TCATCGCCGTCGACAGCGCCAAGAAGGCCATGGAGCTCCTCGGCCTCAAGGACGGCAAG GCCATCGACATGGTGCTCACCGACTACTGCATGCCCGAGATGACCGGATACGACCTGCTCAAGGCCGTCAAG GCGCTGAACCCCCTCAAGCCGATCCCGGTGATCGTCATGTCGTCTGAAGACGAGCCCCAGCGGATCAGCAG ATGCTTGAACGCTGGTGCTGAGGACTTCATCGTGAAGCCCCTGCGGAGAAAGGACGTGCAGCGCCTCAGGAACTGCTCCGCCGCCAGGTCCGGCAAGCTGGCCTCCCCGCCGTGCGAGTGCGACGCCGCGGCCAAGAGGAAGCCGCTGGTgctgccgccgtccgccgccgggtCGCCGTCGGGACGGCGCGCGAACTTCGCCGGAGTCGCCATG GTCCTGCACTCGTCGCGCGTGGAGCTCGCGCAGCACTTCCCGCTGCTGCTCAAGCTCGTCGTGCTGGCCTACGCCGTGCTGTGCGTGGGCGAGCTCCTGCACAGATGGTCGTCGCGCGGCGGCTGCTCGCTCGCCCTCTGGTGCGCCTGA